A stretch of the Zonotrichia leucophrys gambelii isolate GWCS_2022_RI chromosome 22, RI_Zleu_2.0, whole genome shotgun sequence genome encodes the following:
- the DOK2 gene encoding docking protein 2 — MEEAVVKQGWLYLQLQQTFGKKWKKLWAVLYRESPCSTARLELQEGPERPRKAEGGRRLVRLSDCVHVAEAGGDASCPKDTAPFLLETTERRFLLAADGAEAAEWIQRLCELAFPRSREDPGAAKEGTEGEFSMEENSLYSSRGKAALEQAFEVTVRATPSSQRCRLRGRCILRAGEEALELWHPQGQELLSSWPYRFLRRFGRDKVTFSFEAGRRCASGEGNFEFDTRQGNEIFQAIEAAIELQRGRGGPSDEAPRPPEHARTPSWAQGHEEPKGPCGDAKVPKGEGKVPKGRLVMPPGAGEGSGPSQVSRAGDCPYAEPHDSLRPPDKGRRLDSARVESEYAVPFDAIAKAFLARQFGALGCAQEGLPEPPSVPRDAPQPPGRPTAPKPEHIYDEPEGLSGLSLYDEPEEVKGEAWRLQAAPEEPPGLGSPYNAQRDDYAVPKRPFLLQGKEWLGDSDYDNVALRVARKRNLQ, encoded by the exons ATGGAGGAGGCGGTGGtgaagcagggctggctgtacctgcagctgcagcaaaccTTCGGCAAG AAGTGGAAGAAGCTGTGGGCCGTGCTGTACCGGGAGAGCCCGTGCTCCACGGCAcgcctggagctgcaggagggccCCGAGCGGCCACGCAAGGCCGAGGGCGGCCGGCGCCTGGTGCGGCTCAGCGACTGCGTGCACGTGGCCGAGGCGGGCGGCGACGCCTCCTGCCCCAAGGACACCGCGCCCTTCCTGCTGGAGACCACGGAGCGGCgcttcctgctggctgctgatGGCGCTGAGGCGGCCGAATGGATCCAGCGGCTCTGCGAGCTGGCGTTCCCG AGGAGCCGGgaggatccaggagcagccaaggAGGGCACGGAGGGCGAGTTCTCCATGGAGGAAAATTCCCTGTACAGCTCTCGGGGCaaag CCGCCCTGGAGCAGGCGTTTGAGGTGACCGTGCGGGCGACGCCGTCGTCGCAGCGCTGCCGCCTGCGGGGCCGCTGCATCCTGCGGGCGGGCGAGGAGGCGCTGGAGCTGTGGCACccgcagggccaggagctgctctccagctggcCCTACCGCTTCCTGCGCCGCTTCGGCCGCGACAAG GTCACCTTCTCCTTCGAGGCCGGCCGGCGCTGCGCGTCCGGGGAGGGCAACTTCGAGTTCGACACCAGGCAGGGCAACGAGATCTTCCAGGCCATCGAGGCGGCCATCGAGCtccagcggggccgggggggcccctCGGACGaagccccgcggccgccggaGCACGCCAGGacacccagctgggcacagggccaCGAGGAGCCCAAGGGGCCCTGCGGGGACGCCAAGGTGCCCAAAGGGGAGGGCAAGGTGCCCAAGGGCAGGTTGGTGATGCCgcccggggctggggagggctcgGGGCCGTCGCAGGTGTCGCGGGCTGGGGATTGTCCCTACGCTGAGCCCCACGATTCGCTGCGCCCCCCGGACAAGGGCCGCAGGCTGGACAGCGCCAGGGTGGAGTCCGAGTACGCCGTCCCCTTCGACGCCATCGCCAAGGCCTTCCTGGCGCGCCAGTTTGgcgccctgggctgtgcccaggaggggctccccgagccccccagcgtccccagggatgctccgCAGCCCCCCGGCCgccccacggcccccaaaccCGAGCACATCTATGACGAGCCCGAGGGGCTCTCGGGGCTCTCGCTGTATGACGAGCCCGAGGAGGTGAAGGGCGAGGCCTGGAGGCTGCAGGCGGCCCCCGAGGAGCCCCCCGGGCTCGGCTCTCCCTACAACGCCCAGCGCGACGACTACGCCGTCCCCAAGaggcccttcctgctgcagggcaagGAGTGGCTCGGCGACAGTGACTATGACAACGTGGCCCTCAGGGTGGCCAGGAAGAGGAACCTGCAgtga